The following proteins come from a genomic window of Terribacillus aidingensis:
- a CDS encoding RraA family protein, which yields MESVSLLPNELIERAKKLNTTLLADVMGCTGSMDYRIKPVSSGMEFVGTAMTVSLRPGDNLFLHEAIYSARKGLVLVVDGKGHTNNAYLGELMASSAQAIGVEGIVIDGLVRDKKALEELKFPIYSKGFNPNGPFKDGPGEINEVISCGGVRVAPGDLVVADDDGVVIVPVDKIDEVLMKASEKLSYEKKRLEAIVQYSYQEYPDPKSLAPKWLESKMKQYQE from the coding sequence ATGGAAAGTGTATCGTTATTACCAAATGAACTGATCGAGCGAGCAAAAAAGTTGAATACAACACTTCTTGCCGATGTGATGGGCTGTACAGGTTCGATGGATTACCGCATCAAACCAGTAAGCTCTGGTATGGAATTTGTAGGAACAGCTATGACAGTGAGCTTAAGACCCGGAGATAATTTATTTCTGCATGAAGCTATCTATTCGGCAAGGAAGGGACTTGTATTGGTAGTCGATGGAAAAGGACACACAAATAATGCTTACTTAGGAGAACTTATGGCTAGTTCAGCCCAAGCCATTGGAGTAGAAGGTATTGTGATTGATGGACTTGTAAGAGATAAAAAAGCACTGGAAGAGCTGAAATTTCCTATATACAGTAAGGGGTTTAATCCGAATGGTCCTTTCAAAGATGGTCCAGGGGAGATAAATGAAGTCATCTCTTGCGGGGGTGTCCGTGTTGCGCCAGGTGATTTAGTTGTAGCGGATGATGATGGTGTAGTTATCGTACCAGTCGATAAAATTGACGAAGTACTTATGAAGGCGTCAGAAAAATTGTCTTATGAAAAAAAACGCCTGGAAGCAATTGTCCAGTATTCTTATCAGGAATACCCTGATCCAAAGTCTTTAGCACCGAAATGGCTGGAAAGTAAGATGAAACAATACCAAGAATAG
- a CDS encoding MurR/RpiR family transcriptional regulator: MEDLIHRLQTKAFELTEAQRRIADYVVQHPMEVAFLTVDKLASTVGTSTATIMRFSAAVGYSGFSELQRELQANMKHKAAPQTRLEANLKDADKSDLLQQHAELQLENIQYSLDNIAESTLQEIIEKIAASDNIICTSVRSGRPVGEYISFGINRILGNCRYIDADKSEWVDESVSLTSSDLIIAVSYPRYAERIANMLEVAKSCGTEIILITDGYSSPMTKYADLILPCSSASAASHNSIVSAIFIVDYILSALAINYPERTKPRLDKINEILTKMSYHTKR; encoded by the coding sequence TTGGAAGACCTAATTCATAGATTGCAAACCAAAGCATTCGAACTAACAGAAGCACAGCGGAGAATTGCTGATTATGTTGTACAGCATCCCATGGAAGTTGCATTTCTTACTGTTGACAAATTAGCTTCAACTGTAGGAACAAGTACAGCTACTATAATGAGATTTTCGGCAGCAGTTGGCTATTCCGGCTTTTCAGAACTACAGAGGGAACTTCAAGCAAACATGAAGCATAAAGCTGCTCCTCAAACTAGGTTAGAGGCCAATTTGAAGGATGCCGATAAAAGCGATCTTTTGCAGCAGCATGCTGAATTGCAATTAGAAAATATCCAATATTCCTTAGACAATATAGCTGAGAGTACTTTACAGGAAATAATAGAAAAGATAGCGGCATCAGATAATATTATATGTACAAGTGTGCGGAGCGGAAGACCGGTAGGAGAATACATATCATTTGGGATAAACAGGATTTTAGGGAATTGCAGGTATATTGATGCGGATAAAAGTGAATGGGTTGATGAATCCGTCAGTCTTACTTCGTCGGATTTAATAATAGCCGTGAGCTATCCGCGGTATGCTGAACGAATCGCAAATATGTTAGAAGTAGCTAAGTCCTGTGGTACTGAAATCATTCTGATTACCGATGGTTATTCTTCTCCAATGACAAAGTATGCTGATTTGATTTTACCTTGTTCTTCAGCGAGTGCAGCTTCTCATAATTCCATAGTGTCAGCCATTTTCATCGTAGACTACATTCTAAGTGCTTTAGCTATTAATTATCCTGAAAGAACCAAGCCTAGACTTGATAAAATCAATGAAATCCTTACAAAAATGAGTTACCACACAAAACGTTAA
- a CDS encoding multidrug efflux SMR transporter, translating to MAWTFLILAGLFEMFGVAMINKLHEDKSWKPAVFLILGFGASFLFLSIAMESLPMGTAYAVWTGIGASGGAIVGMLFFNESKDWKRILFIAMVLGAAVGLKLVS from the coding sequence ATGGCGTGGACATTTTTAATTTTAGCAGGACTGTTTGAAATGTTTGGTGTAGCAATGATAAATAAACTGCATGAGGATAAAAGCTGGAAACCAGCAGTCTTCCTGATTCTTGGATTCGGTGCTAGCTTTCTCTTTCTTTCTATAGCGATGGAAAGCCTGCCTATGGGCACAGCCTATGCCGTGTGGACAGGAATTGGTGCTTCTGGCGGAGCGATTGTGGGGATGTTATTCTTTAATGAATCAAAGGATTGGAAAAGGATTTTGTTTATTGCCATGGTATTGGGGGCAGCAGTAGGATTAAAACTGGTTTCTTAA
- a CDS encoding DUF1932 domain-containing protein — translation MKLGFVGFGEAAYEMASGLHSEGIDRFYAFDPLLDESNLSERIRERASKANVELLASTNEVLDICTIVIAAVPANKTLEAAQSLTDSFKDDLIYVDVSAATPEIKKQVASVVEGGGSLFVDAAMLGPLPVYKHKVPISASGNGTDSFIKNLAGYGMQITKISDNPGDASALKLIRSIYMKGVVGLMVEFLEAAKTYGVEEPAIRSINETMNAKTFIETMNRLVTGSALHAQRRAVELSGSIEMLQESNLDASMSIAAQKKLERLADLNISEKYKGKKPDTWEEVLALLMKENEVYHT, via the coding sequence ATGAAGTTAGGTTTTGTCGGGTTTGGAGAAGCTGCTTATGAAATGGCATCCGGACTGCATAGTGAAGGCATTGATAGATTCTATGCATTTGATCCACTTTTAGATGAATCGAATCTTTCCGAACGTATAAGAGAGAGAGCTTCCAAAGCAAATGTAGAGCTGCTGGCAAGTACTAATGAAGTATTGGATATATGTACAATTGTTATTGCTGCAGTACCTGCCAACAAGACGTTAGAAGCAGCACAATCACTAACCGATAGCTTTAAGGATGATTTGATTTATGTAGATGTATCTGCTGCGACACCAGAAATTAAGAAACAGGTGGCCAGTGTAGTAGAGGGTGGAGGCTCTTTGTTTGTAGATGCAGCGATGCTAGGGCCATTACCTGTTTATAAACATAAGGTACCAATCTCGGCAAGTGGAAACGGGACAGATTCATTTATAAAAAATTTAGCGGGATACGGCATGCAAATCACTAAAATAAGTGATAATCCTGGAGATGCTTCAGCTCTTAAACTTATAAGAAGCATCTATATGAAAGGTGTCGTTGGTTTGATGGTTGAATTTTTAGAAGCGGCTAAGACATATGGAGTAGAAGAACCGGCCATTCGTTCTATTAACGAAACAATGAATGCCAAGACTTTTATTGAAACAATGAATCGGCTTGTAACAGGAAGTGCACTTCACGCGCAAAGACGAGCAGTGGAATTGAGCGGTTCAATCGAGATGCTGCAGGAATCGAATTTAGATGCGAGTATGTCGATTGCTGCACAGAAGAAATTGGAACGTCTAGCTGATTTAAATATTTCCGAAAAATATAAAGGAAAAAAGCCAGACACTTGGGAAGAAGTCCTTGCGTTGCTAATGAAGGAAAACGAAGTATATCACACTTAG
- a CDS encoding DUF1349 domain-containing protein, whose translation MVKSVLLDEKFKSRELSNLLRWHNEPSKWSIDTTSSQLVLETDEETDFWQKTHYGFENDNGHFLYIKTNKNFRMTTKVKAMPNSKYDHAGLMIRHSKNTWVKTSLEYITPNLSKLGAVVTNRGYSDWSTQYVKDKEIDLYLRLSRINLNCYVDFSWDGEEWMQMRIAHLDLPDDSPIAAGLFACSPQGKDQTVRFDFLAIEELSDPNEAYL comes from the coding sequence ATGGTGAAATCAGTTCTTTTAGATGAGAAATTCAAAAGTAGAGAATTAAGTAATTTACTCCGATGGCATAATGAACCGAGTAAGTGGTCTATAGATACTACTAGTTCCCAATTAGTTTTAGAAACCGATGAGGAAACTGATTTCTGGCAAAAAACACATTATGGCTTTGAAAATGATAACGGGCATTTTCTATATATAAAAACAAATAAGAACTTTAGAATGACCACAAAAGTTAAAGCTATGCCAAATTCAAAGTATGACCATGCAGGATTAATGATTCGCCACTCAAAAAACACCTGGGTTAAAACCTCCTTAGAATATATAACACCTAATTTGAGTAAGCTTGGCGCAGTAGTTACAAATAGAGGGTATTCCGATTGGTCAACACAATATGTAAAGGATAAAGAGATTGACTTATACTTACGTTTATCGAGGATCAATCTAAATTGTTATGTCGACTTTTCCTGGGATGGCGAAGAATGGATGCAAATGCGCATCGCTCATTTAGATCTTCCAGATGATTCCCCCATTGCAGCTGGATTATTTGCATGCAGCCCCCAAGGTAAGGATCAGACTGTGCGTTTTGATTTTCTAGCTATAGAAGAGCTTTCTGACCCAAACGAAGCTTACTTATAA
- a CDS encoding HPr family phosphocarrier protein, with the protein MLVTKITVKLHRGLQARNTAIFVDKACSFTSDVILSKNGMSSDGKKLMRVMDLNVKDGDEITLMVNGCDEHITFDTLKSFLIDK; encoded by the coding sequence ATGCTGGTCACTAAAATAACAGTAAAACTTCACCGAGGATTACAGGCAAGGAACACTGCAATATTTGTTGATAAAGCATGTTCCTTTACTAGTGATGTAATCCTTTCTAAAAACGGGATGTCCAGTGATGGAAAGAAGCTCATGAGAGTGATGGATTTGAATGTTAAGGATGGTGATGAAATCACGCTTATGGTGAATGGGTGTGATGAGCATATTACTTTTGATACCTTAAAAAGCTTCCTTATAGATAAATAG
- a CDS encoding multidrug efflux SMR transporter: MNKHWFMVIIAAVFEVLWVIGLKHASGVLEWIGTIIAIVVSFYLMIRAGRYIPVGTVYAVFVGLGTAGTFFSEILFFEQPFVLNKFLLVALLLAGVIGLKLVTKSHEAEGAEQ; encoded by the coding sequence TTGAACAAACATTGGTTCATGGTAATCATTGCGGCAGTTTTTGAAGTCTTATGGGTTATTGGATTAAAGCATGCAAGTGGTGTCTTGGAATGGATTGGAACTATAATAGCGATCGTGGTTAGCTTTTATCTGATGATTAGGGCTGGGCGCTATATACCTGTCGGGACGGTTTATGCTGTATTTGTAGGACTTGGAACAGCAGGTACCTTTTTCTCGGAAATTCTCTTCTTTGAGCAGCCATTCGTTCTTAATAAGTTCTTGCTTGTAGCTTTATTACTTGCAGGGGTCATTGGATTGAAACTAGTAACGAAGAGTCATGAAGCAGAGGGGGCAGAACAGTAA
- a CDS encoding sigma factor-like helix-turn-helix DNA-binding protein — protein MAQPKQIDRQSQIEETMEKLTHYCLYLTKNKWDSEEITQEAVLKTLTNYPEETFPPPVSLLKKIAYHAWIDRIRKQKKEELVPEIQDETPAVRQDNEQQMEQLRKLTPKQLIVFVLKEAFHFQSAEIADLLELKESAVKALLHRGRMNIQAETMHPLVQSSWDNVKQEEFFELVELSLNKGDPADIIRILPRLFHISKPYLQTNTNPYMAAA, from the coding sequence ATGGCGCAGCCCAAACAAATAGATCGTCAATCACAGATAGAGGAAACTATGGAGAAGTTAACGCATTACTGTTTGTATCTAACGAAGAATAAATGGGATAGCGAAGAAATAACGCAAGAGGCAGTCTTAAAGACGCTGACGAACTATCCTGAAGAAACTTTTCCGCCCCCGGTCAGTCTATTGAAAAAGATTGCTTATCACGCCTGGATAGACAGAATACGTAAACAAAAGAAAGAAGAGCTTGTGCCTGAAATTCAGGATGAAACGCCAGCTGTAAGACAGGACAATGAACAGCAAATGGAACAATTGCGAAAGCTCACTCCAAAGCAGTTGATTGTGTTTGTTTTAAAGGAAGCTTTTCATTTTCAATCTGCCGAAATTGCAGATCTGCTTGAACTAAAAGAATCAGCTGTAAAAGCGCTCCTGCATCGAGGACGCATGAATATTCAAGCGGAGACGATGCATCCCCTCGTCCAGAGCTCGTGGGATAATGTAAAACAGGAAGAGTTTTTTGAGCTGGTAGAATTGTCTCTCAACAAAGGTGATCCAGCAGATATTATTCGAATTCTTCCTAGGTTGTTTCATATCTCCAAGCCCTACCTTCAAACAAATACGAATCCATACATGGCTGCAGCCTGA
- a CDS encoding AraC family transcriptional regulator gives MSKDSEKQQVLSRLISRQTGQDGVHATSIESLFLIRESLISEPIARVNETSFCIIVQGEKEVWLGEECFRYGSGNYIVASVELPVTGQVIHASNDYPYLALKLEFTPKEILEILNETDTKSGKKRDTKRAMFIGNSDSSLLDAVIRLASLLDSPKHIPILAPLCKKEILYWVLQGPNGDALEQMALEGSNAVRISNVIEYIISDFDKSFRIEGLAEIANMSISSLHRHFKEVTSMSPIQFQKQLRLQEARRLLLAELPDIAEAAFRVGYESQSQFTREYARMFGFSPREDIKRLREDSVEKV, from the coding sequence ATGAGTAAGGATTCTGAAAAGCAGCAAGTACTGAGCAGACTTATCAGCAGACAAACCGGTCAAGATGGTGTTCATGCTACTTCTATCGAATCGTTATTTCTCATCCGCGAATCCTTGATCAGCGAACCTATAGCTAGAGTTAACGAAACTTCTTTTTGCATTATTGTCCAAGGAGAAAAAGAGGTGTGGCTGGGGGAAGAATGCTTTAGATATGGATCAGGCAATTATATCGTGGCATCTGTAGAGCTGCCAGTAACAGGGCAAGTCATTCATGCATCAAATGATTATCCCTATTTGGCCCTCAAACTTGAATTTACACCAAAAGAAATCTTAGAGATCCTTAATGAAACAGACACAAAATCCGGGAAGAAACGTGATACAAAACGAGCCATGTTTATCGGTAATTCAGACTCCTCTTTGTTAGATGCGGTAATTAGGCTAGCTAGTTTGTTAGACAGCCCGAAGCATATCCCGATACTCGCTCCATTATGTAAGAAGGAAATACTGTACTGGGTTTTGCAGGGACCAAATGGGGACGCACTTGAACAAATGGCTTTAGAAGGCAGCAATGCTGTCCGAATTAGTAATGTAATTGAATATATCATTTCTGACTTTGATAAATCTTTCCGAATAGAAGGTTTAGCGGAGATAGCGAATATGAGTATCTCTTCTCTTCATCGGCATTTTAAAGAAGTAACTTCAATGAGTCCGATTCAGTTTCAAAAGCAGTTGAGGTTGCAGGAAGCCAGGCGTTTGTTATTAGCTGAGTTACCGGATATAGCGGAAGCGGCTTTCCGAGTGGGATATGAAAGTCAATCTCAATTCACCCGCGAATATGCCCGGATGTTTGGTTTTTCACCTAGAGAAGATATAAAGAGACTTAGGGAGGATTCGGTGGAAAAAGTCTGA
- a CDS encoding MerR family transcriptional regulator, which yields MKTYTISEAAKELNVTAYTLRYYDKEGLMPFVERTASGQRLFKESDIADLNIIECLKSTGMPIKEIKTFIDWCTDGDVTLQQRFDMFMERKSVVEKQMEELKETMKLIEHKCFYYKTALEAGTEDIHKNDKIEIPAAP from the coding sequence ATGAAGACATATACGATCAGTGAAGCGGCAAAGGAATTAAATGTTACAGCATACACCTTGCGTTACTATGACAAGGAAGGATTGATGCCTTTTGTTGAACGTACAGCAAGTGGCCAGCGTCTATTTAAAGAATCCGATATTGCAGATTTAAATATCATTGAATGCTTGAAATCAACTGGTATGCCGATAAAGGAAATAAAGACCTTCATTGATTGGTGTACAGATGGAGATGTTACGTTGCAGCAGAGATTTGACATGTTTATGGAACGAAAATCCGTGGTGGAAAAACAAATGGAAGAATTAAAAGAAACAATGAAACTCATCGAGCATAAATGCTTTTATTACAAAACTGCCTTAGAAGCTGGAACGGAAGATATACATAAAAACGACAAAATTGAAATTCCAGCTGCTCCTTAA
- the clpP gene encoding ATP-dependent Clp endopeptidase proteolytic subunit ClpP — MTAIPYVVEQSNMGERSYDIYSRLLKDRIIMASEEINDSMANAIVAQLLFLAADDPEKDISLYINSPGGSISAGFSILDTMQFIKPDVQTICTGMAASFGAMLLLAGTPGKRYALPNSEIMIHQPLGGARGQAADIEITAKRIIKQRQHINQMIADFTGQPIEKVAADTDRDYFMSAKEAKDYGIIDQVLLRK, encoded by the coding sequence ATGACAGCAATACCTTATGTAGTGGAGCAATCGAATATGGGAGAACGATCCTATGATATTTATTCCAGACTGTTAAAGGATCGGATCATTATGGCCAGTGAGGAAATTAATGATAGTATGGCAAATGCTATTGTGGCACAGCTGTTATTCTTAGCTGCAGATGATCCTGAGAAAGACATTTCACTGTACATCAACAGTCCTGGTGGTTCGATATCCGCAGGTTTTTCTATACTGGATACAATGCAGTTTATCAAACCGGATGTGCAAACGATTTGCACAGGCATGGCTGCTTCTTTTGGTGCAATGCTGCTGCTTGCAGGCACTCCTGGGAAAAGATATGCACTGCCAAATAGTGAGATCATGATTCATCAGCCGCTTGGTGGAGCCAGAGGTCAAGCAGCTGATATTGAAATCACTGCCAAGAGGATAATCAAACAAAGACAGCATATCAACCAGATGATTGCAGATTTTACCGGCCAGCCGATTGAGAAGGTAGCTGCCGATACCGACAGGGATTATTTTATGAGTGCAAAGGAAGCGAAGGATTATGGTATCATTGACCAGGTGCTACTGAGGAAGTAA
- a CDS encoding NAD(P)-dependent alcohol dehydrogenase → MVIAKARAVDGPDKPFRAAEIERRDLDLHDVLIEIKFAGICHSDIHTAHGEWGPVNYPLVPGHEIAGIVTDVGSEVTKYKIGDRVGVGCMVDSCGECENCVKGEEQYCHKGNIPTYAGVDKYGEPTQGGYSSHIVVTEEFVVSIPDNIELDAAAPLLCAGITTFSPLNHWGAGPGKKIAVVGLGGLGHMAVKIAHAMGAEVTVLSQSLKKKEDGLQFGASNYYATSDPETFDKLAGSFDLIINTVSAKIDLNAYLSLLNLDGTMINVGAPADPLSLNVQSLIGHRRSFAGSLIGGIRETQEMLDFCAEHNIAPEIEVIAADQIDEAYQRVLASDVKYRFVIDNSTL, encoded by the coding sequence ATGGTTATCGCTAAAGCACGCGCTGTTGACGGTCCAGACAAACCCTTTAGAGCTGCTGAAATTGAAAGACGTGATCTTGATTTACATGACGTTTTAATCGAAATCAAGTTTGCCGGAATTTGCCACTCTGACATACATACTGCTCATGGAGAGTGGGGACCAGTAAACTATCCGCTTGTACCTGGACATGAAATCGCAGGGATCGTTACAGATGTCGGTTCAGAAGTTACTAAATATAAGATCGGTGACAGAGTAGGCGTCGGATGCATGGTTGACTCATGCGGAGAATGTGAAAATTGCGTAAAAGGGGAAGAGCAATATTGCCATAAAGGAAATATCCCAACTTACGCTGGCGTGGATAAATATGGGGAACCTACACAGGGAGGCTATTCTTCCCACATCGTTGTAACGGAAGAATTCGTTGTAAGTATCCCTGATAATATTGAACTTGATGCTGCTGCTCCGTTGCTTTGCGCTGGTATCACGACATTTTCTCCACTAAATCACTGGGGAGCTGGACCAGGTAAAAAAATTGCGGTCGTTGGTTTAGGTGGTCTAGGCCATATGGCTGTCAAAATTGCACATGCAATGGGTGCAGAAGTGACTGTTCTATCACAATCATTGAAGAAAAAAGAAGATGGTCTGCAATTTGGTGCGAGCAACTACTATGCCACAAGTGATCCAGAAACATTCGACAAACTTGCGGGATCTTTTGACTTAATTATTAACACAGTTAGTGCAAAGATCGATCTGAATGCATATCTCTCCTTACTAAATCTTGATGGCACTATGATTAATGTCGGCGCTCCAGCTGATCCGTTGTCATTAAACGTACAGTCTCTCATCGGTCATCGTCGCTCGTTTGCAGGTTCCTTGATAGGAGGAATCCGCGAGACACAAGAAATGTTGGATTTCTGTGCAGAACATAATATTGCTCCGGAAATTGAAGTGATAGCAGCTGACCAAATCGACGAAGCCTATCAACGAGTTCTGGCTTCAGATGTAAAGTATCGCTTTGTTATCGACAACAGTACGTTGTAA
- a CDS encoding TRAP transporter large permease subunit, protein MTGFIALVVFIAVIIIWNVIVKRNMGEAMFLGFVATVLFGGTEAPRLFWEGLVFASTYEVLYAAVAFVFMAFLVDQLNLIQALLRIFNSLIGKLPGGAAYMSTVGSAILGALSGSNSANTATTGSITAQWMIRSGWSRETTATILAGNGGLGAALPPNSSMFIMLGFAPIGAVVAEGDLYIALLIGGAYQVIYRMILVFLLVKKNGIKALPSEDIVGFREALKQGWKSIFIFFGALIPILVTVGPLAEAIENNPNIGPEAMDQISLITWIPILIMIISLIIGWNKTPGSLVNWSRMLSSAIPQFTTIGALMLFAVAASEVLSQLGLANDLSQITSSLDIPKWLMVLMVGILVTLVAGPLSSTATLTAVGLVSFSALTSAGVDPLVAVVAILAFSSTEGASPPASGSIFIASGLAGARPEKTFIPLIVYYMLPIVGIGWLIGMEILPV, encoded by the coding sequence ATGACGGGTTTTATCGCACTGGTTGTGTTTATAGCAGTTATTATCATCTGGAATGTAATAGTAAAGCGCAACATGGGTGAAGCGATGTTTCTAGGATTCGTTGCCACTGTTTTGTTTGGAGGAACTGAGGCTCCAAGATTATTTTGGGAAGGTTTAGTATTTGCCTCTACTTATGAAGTATTATACGCTGCTGTTGCCTTTGTTTTCATGGCTTTCTTAGTTGATCAGCTCAACTTGATTCAAGCTCTTTTACGTATATTCAACTCACTCATAGGAAAGCTGCCAGGTGGTGCAGCCTACATGAGTACGGTAGGTTCTGCTATTCTTGGCGCTCTTTCAGGATCCAATTCAGCCAATACCGCTACAACTGGATCAATTACTGCACAATGGATGATTAGATCCGGATGGAGCCGTGAGACGACAGCGACTATCCTGGCTGGTAATGGCGGTTTAGGCGCTGCATTGCCACCGAATTCTTCCATGTTCATCATGCTTGGATTTGCACCGATAGGAGCAGTGGTTGCCGAGGGTGACTTGTATATTGCTCTTTTGATCGGTGGTGCTTACCAAGTTATTTACCGGATGATTTTAGTATTCTTGCTCGTTAAGAAAAATGGTATCAAGGCTCTTCCATCAGAGGATATCGTTGGGTTCAGGGAAGCTCTTAAACAAGGATGGAAATCCATTTTTATATTCTTCGGTGCGTTGATTCCTATACTTGTCACTGTTGGTCCGCTTGCGGAAGCGATAGAAAACAACCCTAATATTGGACCAGAGGCAATGGATCAGATTTCATTGATTACTTGGATACCTATACTTATCATGATTATAAGTTTGATCATCGGCTGGAACAAAACACCTGGTTCGCTTGTGAATTGGTCACGGATGTTATCATCTGCTATACCTCAGTTTACGACGATTGGCGCGCTCATGTTATTCGCAGTAGCAGCCAGTGAAGTCCTCTCGCAATTAGGACTTGCGAATGATCTTAGTCAAATTACTTCTTCTCTTGATATACCAAAATGGCTGATGGTCCTTATGGTAGGTATATTGGTTACATTAGTAGCAGGACCGCTATCCTCTACAGCCACGCTTACAGCAGTTGGTTTAGTATCATTCTCTGCTTTAACTTCTGCCGGAGTAGACCCATTGGTGGCAGTAGTAGCCATACTGGCCTTCTCTTCAACTGAAGGGGCCTCACCTCCAGCTTCAGGATCGATATTCATTGCCTCCGGACTAGCAGGAGCAAGACCGGAAAAAACTTTCATACCATTAATCGTATATTACATGCTGCCAATAGTAGGAATCGGCTGGCTGATCGGCATGGAGATATTACCAGTATAA